A genomic window from Prunus persica cultivar Lovell chromosome G2, Prunus_persica_NCBIv2, whole genome shotgun sequence includes:
- the LOC18786317 gene encoding cyclic nucleotide-gated ion channel 1 isoform X2: MNSVGHKFVRFEDWHSDRSVSSEHEASTGHGLNPRRARPSVHAVFRGLQRGLERGSDRIRSLKKPLSSTSVGNWSARESGSRRKILDPQGSFLQNWNKIFVITCVIAVSVDPLFLYTAVVDGENKCVGVDKRLLIITCVLRSFIDVFHILHIIFQFRTGFIAPSSRVFGRGELIDDPVAIAKRYLSSYFIIDILAVFPLPQVVVFFYNPNITSSSRVTKHLLLFVIVAQYGPRLWRIYPLYEEVTRTSGFLTETAWAGAAYNLLLYMLASHVVGAFWYLFSVEREYSCWRKQCHGDDGCKKVLYCDPKYKADSSWIKIKKASCPFIDPDQIKNSTVFNFGIFTDALQSGVLETRDFPKKFLYCFWWGLRNLSSLGQNLKTSTFVWEIVFAVFISIFGLVLFSLLIGNMQKFLQSTTVRVEEMRVKRRDAEQWMSHRMLPENLRERIRCYDQYKWQETRGVDEETLVRNLPKDLRKDIKRHLCLALLNRVPMFEKMDEQLMDALCDRLKPVLYTDKSVITREGDPVDEMLFIMRGYLATMTTNGGRTGFFNTADLKAGDFCGEELLTWALDPNSSTNLPISTRTVEAKTEVEAFALMADDLKFVASQFRRLHSKQLQHTFRFYSLQWRTWSACFIQAAWRRHCKRKHEKSLREAEDRLQDALTREAGSSPSLLATVYASKFAANALRNLRQKGKRDTRPSPTLLPLLPQKPAEPDFTAERHD, translated from the exons ATGAATTCCGTGGGGCATAAGTTTGTAAG GTTTGAAGATTGGCATTCGGATCGATCTGTAAGCTCTGAGCACGAAGCTTCCACTGGTCATGGACTAAATCCAAGAAGAGCTAGACCATCTGTGCATGCAGTTTTTAGGGGTCTTCAGAGAGGATTAGAGAGAGGTTCTGATCGGATTagaagcttgaaaaaaccactAAGTTCCACTTCTGTAGGTAACTGGTCAGCAAGGGAGTCAGGCTCTAGGAGGAAAATTCTTGACCCTCAGGGGTCATTTCTTCAGAACTGGAACAAGATATTTGTGATCACTTGTGTTATAGCTGTGTCCGTGGACCCGTTGTTTCTTTATACTGCAGTGGTCGATGGGGAAAATAAGTGCGTGGGTGTGGACAAAAGGTTGCTGATCATTACTTGTGTTCTTCGTTCCTTCATCGATGTCTTTCACATACTTCATATCATCTTTCAGTTTCGCACTGGTTTTATTGCCCCCTCTTCTCGAGTATTCGGAAGGGGTGAGCTAATTGACGATCCTGTGGCCATTGCAAAAAGATACTTGTCCTCATACTTCATCATTGACATTCTAGCTGTTTTTCCTCTGCCACAG gtggttgtttttttttataatcccAATATCACGTCCAGTTCCCGCGTCACAAAGCACTTGTTGCTGTTTGTAATTGTTGCCCAATATGGGCCAAGGCTTTGGCGGATCTATCCATTATACGAAGAAGTAACAAGAACTTCAGGCTTCCTGACTGAAACAGCATGGGCTGGAGCTGCTTACAATCTTTTGCTCTACATGCTAGCCAGTCAC GTAGTTGGAGCCTTTTGGTACTTGTTCTCCGTGGAACGAGAGTATAGCTGCTGGCGTAAGCAGTGTCATGGGGATGATGGTTGTAAGAAAGTCCTGTACTGTGATCCTAAGTATAAAGCTGACTCTAGCtggattaaaataaaaaaagcttcTTGCCCTTTTATTGACCctgatcaaataaaaaattcaacggTGTTCAACTTTGGAATATTTACTGATGCTCTGCAGTCTGGTGTGCTAGAGACCAGAGATTTTCCAAAGAAATTTTTATACTGCTTCTGGTGGGGTCTGCGCAACCTTAG TTCTCTTGGTCAAAACCTCAAAACAAGCACTTTTGTTTGGGAGATAGTCTTTGCCGTGTTCATATCTATCTTTGGATTGGTGCTATTTTCATTGCTCATTGGCAATATGCAG AAATTTCTGCAGTCCACAACTGTGAGAGTTGAAGAAATGAGAGTGAAAAGGCGAGATGCAGAACAGTGGATGTCACACCGAATGCTCCCCGAGAACTTGAGGGAAAGGATTAGATGCTATGATCAGTATAAATGGCAGGAAACAAGAGGTGTTGATGAAGAGACTCTAGTTCGTAACCTTCCCAAAGACCTGCGGAAGGACATAAAGCGCCATCTTTGCTTGGCTCTTCTCAATAGA GTGCCTATGTTTGAGAAAATGGATGAACAACTGATGGACGCCCTGTGTGATCGTCTCAAGCCAGTTCTTTACACAGACAAGAGCGTTATCACTCGAGAAGGCGATCCAGTTGATGAGATGCTATTCATCATGCGTGGATATTTAGCAACCATGACTACCAATGGTGGAAGAACTGGCTTCTTCAACACTGCTGATCTTAAGGCTGGTGACTTTTGTGGAGAAGAGCTTCTTACATGGGCCTTGGATCCAAACTCCTCTACCAATCTTCCCATCTCAACTAGGACAGTGGAAGCTAAAACAGAAGTTGAAGCCTTTGCTCTCATGGCTGATGATTTGAAGTTTGTTGCCTCCCAGTTTCGGCGCCTACACAGCAAGCAGCTCCAGCACACTTTCAG GTTTTACTCCCTGCAGTGGAGGACATGGTCAGCCTGTTTCATACAAGCAGCTTGGCGCCGTCACTGCAAGAGAAAGCATGAGAAGTCTTTACGTGAAGCAGAAGACAGGCTGCAAGATGCTTTGACAAGAGAAGCTGGAAGCTCACCAAGCCTACTTGCCACTGTATATGCATCAAAGTTTGCAGCCAATGCACTACGAAACTTGAGACAGAAGGGTAAGCGCGACACTAGACCTTCACCAACATTGCTGCCACTGCTGCCTCAGAAGCCCGCTGAGCCTGATTTTACCGCAGAGCGTCATGACTAG
- the LOC18786317 gene encoding cyclic nucleotide-gated ion channel 1 isoform X1: MNSVGHKFVRFEDWHSDRSVSSEHEASTGHGLNPRRARPSVHAVFRGLQRGLERGSDRIRSLKKPLSSTSVGNWSARESGSRRKILDPQGSFLQNWNKFRTGFIAPSSRVFGRGELIDDPVAIAKRYLSSYFIIDILAVFPLPQVVVFFYNPNITSSSRVTKHLLLFVIVAQYGPRLWRIYPLYEEVTRTSGFLTETAWAGAAYNLLLYMLASHVVGAFWYLFSVEREYSCWRKQCHGDDGCKKVLYCDPKYKADSSWIKIKKASCPFIDPDQIKNSTVFNFGIFTDALQSGVLETRDFPKKFLYCFWWGLRNLSSLGQNLKTSTFVWEIVFAVFISIFGLVLFSLLIGNMQKFLQSTTVRVEEMRVKRRDAEQWMSHRMLPENLRERIRCYDQYKWQETRGVDEETLVRNLPKDLRKDIKRHLCLALLNRVPMFEKMDEQLMDALCDRLKPVLYTDKSVITREGDPVDEMLFIMRGYLATMTTNGGRTGFFNTADLKAGDFCGEELLTWALDPNSSTNLPISTRTVEAKTEVEAFALMADDLKFVASQFRRLHSKQLQHTFRQGSNNHAFSFFIMDN; encoded by the exons ATGAATTCCGTGGGGCATAAGTTTGTAAG GTTTGAAGATTGGCATTCGGATCGATCTGTAAGCTCTGAGCACGAAGCTTCCACTGGTCATGGACTAAATCCAAGAAGAGCTAGACCATCTGTGCATGCAGTTTTTAGGGGTCTTCAGAGAGGATTAGAGAGAGGTTCTGATCGGATTagaagcttgaaaaaaccactAAGTTCCACTTCTGTAGGTAACTGGTCAGCAAGGGAGTCAGGCTCTAGGAGGAAAATTCTTGACCCTCAGGGGTCATTTCTTCAGAACTGGAACAAG TTTCGCACTGGTTTTATTGCCCCCTCTTCTCGAGTATTCGGAAGGGGTGAGCTAATTGACGATCCTGTGGCCATTGCAAAAAGATACTTGTCCTCATACTTCATCATTGACATTCTAGCTGTTTTTCCTCTGCCACAG gtggttgtttttttttataatcccAATATCACGTCCAGTTCCCGCGTCACAAAGCACTTGTTGCTGTTTGTAATTGTTGCCCAATATGGGCCAAGGCTTTGGCGGATCTATCCATTATACGAAGAAGTAACAAGAACTTCAGGCTTCCTGACTGAAACAGCATGGGCTGGAGCTGCTTACAATCTTTTGCTCTACATGCTAGCCAGTCAC GTAGTTGGAGCCTTTTGGTACTTGTTCTCCGTGGAACGAGAGTATAGCTGCTGGCGTAAGCAGTGTCATGGGGATGATGGTTGTAAGAAAGTCCTGTACTGTGATCCTAAGTATAAAGCTGACTCTAGCtggattaaaataaaaaaagcttcTTGCCCTTTTATTGACCctgatcaaataaaaaattcaacggTGTTCAACTTTGGAATATTTACTGATGCTCTGCAGTCTGGTGTGCTAGAGACCAGAGATTTTCCAAAGAAATTTTTATACTGCTTCTGGTGGGGTCTGCGCAACCTTAG TTCTCTTGGTCAAAACCTCAAAACAAGCACTTTTGTTTGGGAGATAGTCTTTGCCGTGTTCATATCTATCTTTGGATTGGTGCTATTTTCATTGCTCATTGGCAATATGCAG AAATTTCTGCAGTCCACAACTGTGAGAGTTGAAGAAATGAGAGTGAAAAGGCGAGATGCAGAACAGTGGATGTCACACCGAATGCTCCCCGAGAACTTGAGGGAAAGGATTAGATGCTATGATCAGTATAAATGGCAGGAAACAAGAGGTGTTGATGAAGAGACTCTAGTTCGTAACCTTCCCAAAGACCTGCGGAAGGACATAAAGCGCCATCTTTGCTTGGCTCTTCTCAATAGA GTGCCTATGTTTGAGAAAATGGATGAACAACTGATGGACGCCCTGTGTGATCGTCTCAAGCCAGTTCTTTACACAGACAAGAGCGTTATCACTCGAGAAGGCGATCCAGTTGATGAGATGCTATTCATCATGCGTGGATATTTAGCAACCATGACTACCAATGGTGGAAGAACTGGCTTCTTCAACACTGCTGATCTTAAGGCTGGTGACTTTTGTGGAGAAGAGCTTCTTACATGGGCCTTGGATCCAAACTCCTCTACCAATCTTCCCATCTCAACTAGGACAGTGGAAGCTAAAACAGAAGTTGAAGCCTTTGCTCTCATGGCTGATGATTTGAAGTTTGTTGCCTCCCAGTTTCGGCGCCTACACAGCAAGCAGCTCCAGCACACTTTCAGGCAAGGCTCAAATAACCatgctttttcctttttcatcaTGGACAACTAA
- the LOC18787492 gene encoding mitochondrial inner membrane protein OXA1-like, which yields MACRRSVSTTVTFGTRRFHPAFSHILHDNNEDTKSHAPNSSLPPPVIKSTLPRGSYNSTLGFCFGSRCRERTGSSLSWKMGLGSFHCRYMSTIIDDGSDKINDIGYFAEVITDKTVEVVTSQAPAASEVAAAAADSFFPVAALQYLIDGVHSFTGCNWWASIALTTILIRGATIPLLINQLRATTQLNLMRPHLEELKQQMQDMAMDPNVLQEGQKRMKALFKEYGVNPLSQLQPLFIQGPIFISFFLAVRNMAEKVPSFQSGGALWFTDLTTPDSLLILPVLTSLTFLITVECNMQEGLEGNPIAQTMKNYSRILAAISVPVMMGFPKALFCYWLTSNLFSLTYGLVIRLPEVKTFLGLPEIPMPPPAPSQPQSFLSSAIEQDTTVESGPPLPTKPSKIADRRISRTSILKQRLKSLENQIKERNKQKKM from the exons ATGGCTTGTAGACGTAGTGTCTCCACCACAGTGACCTTTGGTACCAGACGTTTCCACCCTGCATTTAGTCACATTCTTCATGATAACAATGAGGATACTAAATCACATGCACCGAATTCAAGTTTGCCTCCACCTGTGATCAAGAGTACTTTGCCACGTGGCTCTTACAACTCGAcacttggattttgttttggttctCGATGTAGAGAGAGGACAGGCTCATCATTGTCTTGGAAAATGGGGCTTGGCTCCTTTCATTGTAGGTATATGTCAACCATAATTGATGATGGGTCTGATAAGATTAATGACATTGGCTATTTTGCCGAGGTTATTACGGATAAGACGGTGGAAGTGGTAACCTCCCAAGCCCCCGCTGCGAGTGAAGTGGCTGCTGCTGCAGCAGATTCTTTCTTCCCAGTTGCTGCCCTGCAGTATTTGATCGATGGCGTGCATTCTTTTACTGGATGTAAttg GTGGGCCTCAATAGCTTTAACAACTATTCTGATTCGAGGGGCTACAATTCCACTTCTCATTAATCAACTCAGGGCTACTACACAACTTAAT TTAATGAGGCCCCATTTAGAGGAGTTAAAACAACAGATGCAAGATATG GCAATGGATCCGAATGTTTTGCAAGAAGGACAGAAACGAATGAAGGCATTGTTCAAGGA ATATGGAGTCAATCCACTTTCTCAATTGCAACCGCTATTCATTCAAGGTCCAATCTTCATCAGTTTTTTCTTAGCT GTTAGAAACATGGCTGAGAAGGTTCCTTCTTTTCAAAGTGGTGGAGCTCTTTGGTTTACTGATCTCACTACTCCAGATAGCTTGCTCATCCTTCCAGTTCTGACATCATTGACATTCTTGATTACAGTAGAG TGCAACATGCAGGAGGGTCTTGAAGGGAATCCCATTGCCCAAACTATGAAAAACTATTCTAGAATCCTTGCAGCCATTTCAGTTCCTGTAATGATGGGTTTCCCCAAG GCACTGTTCTGTTATTGGCTCACCTCCAACCTGTTCTCCCTTACATATGGATTAG TAATTAGGCTCCCAGAGGTGAAGACTTTCCTTGGTCTTCCAGAAATCCCTATGCCACCTCCTGCTCCATCACAACCTCAATCCTTTTTGTCTTCAGCAATAGAACAGGACACTACCGTTGAATCAGGACCTCCGTTACCCACCAAGCCATCAAAGATTGCTGACAGAAGAATATCACGGACTTCAATTCTCAAGCAGAGACTTAAAAGTCTggaaaatcaaatcaaggaaagaaataaacaaaagaagatgTGA